DNA sequence from the Thauera sedimentorum genome:
CGCACCGCCAGGAGCGACCGACGCCTGGGCTCGGGCAGCGCGAGGGTGTGCGGCCTACCACGGCGAGCGCTCGTGGCACCTGCATCGGGGAGCGTCAGAAAGGTGGATAGGAAACCTGGCACGCTACCTGCATTGGATGCAGCGCCGGCGGCACGGGGGCGAGACGGGCGGATCGCCGCCGCCGGCGAATGCGTGTTTGTCTCCTCTTCCCCGGAATGCGCACCGGGACGGGGGCGCGGCGGCCGCGAGGTCGCCGCGCCCCCAACTTTTTCCAGGAGAGCGGGAATCCGCCGGCCCGGCACAGGCCGCGAAGGCGATACGGCGCGTTGCGCCCGATGCCGCGACGGCAGGAGAAAACTCAGTCCGCGCAGCCGGCCTGGCGGCGCGATTCGCGCGGGTCGCGGAAGATCAGCGGCGCGCCCGGCGTGCCGGGCTGCTGTGCGCGCGCGACCGCCGCGCTCACCTTGTCATGGGCGGGCGACTTGTCGCACACCGGATCGGCCGCGGCCGGGTCGCCGGCCAGCATGTAGGCCTGGCAGCGGCAGCCGCCGAGGTCCTTTTCCTTGTCTGGGCAGCTCCGGCAAGGGTCCTTCATCCAGGCGTCGCCGCGGTAGCGGCTGAAGCCTTCGGATTCGTACCAGATCTCGCGCAAGCCCATCTCGCGCACGTTCGGGAATGCCAGCCCGGGCAGCATCTTCGCGGTATGGCAGGGCAGCGCGGTGCCGTCCGGGGTGACGGTGAGGAAGACGTTGCCCCAGCCGTTCATGCACTTCTTCGGCCGCGTCTCGTAGTAGTCCGGCACCACGAAGAAGATCTTGATCCTGTCGCCGAGGCGCTCACGGTATTCGTTGGTGATGCGCTCGGCGCGCTGCAGTTGTTCGCGCGAGGGCAGCAGCTGGTCGCGGTTCAAGAGCGCCCAGGAGTAGTACTGGCTGTTGGCCAGTTCCAGGTATTCGGCGCCCAGCGCCACCGCCATGTCGATGATCTGGCCGATGTAGTCGATGTTGAGCCGGTGCACGACCACGTTCATCACCATCGGCCAGCCCTGCTCCTTGATGCGCGCCGCGACCTGCTGCTTGAGCTCGAAGGTGCGGGTGTGGGAGAGGAAGTCGTTGAGCTCCCTGGTCGAGTCCTGGAAGGACAGCTGGATGTGGTCCAGCCCGGCGGCCTTGAGCGCTGCGGCACGCTCCGCGCTGAGGCCCACGCCAGAGGTCAGCAGGTTGGTGTAGTAGCCCAGGCGGTGCGCTTCGGCGACCAGCACTTCGAGGTCCTCGCGCATCATCGGCTCGCCACCGGAGAAGCCGCACTGCACGCTGCCCGCGGCGCGTGCCTCGCGCAGCACGCGCAGCCAGTCGTCGGTGGACAGTTCGGTGTCGTCACGGGCGAAATCCACCGGGTTGTAGCAGAACGCGCAGTGCAGCGGGCAGCGGTAGGTGAGCTCGGCCAGCAGCCACAGCGGCGGGCCGGGTTGCGCTACGGAGGAGGAAAGCGGGTTCATCGATCGTACCTCTCGGCCCGCGCGCAGGCGGCCCGGAATCCGTGCCGATCGCGGGCAAGCCCGCTCCTACAGGTCGCGCCGAGCGCCCGGGCAGGTTCGCGACCAGATCGCGCGAAGACTGTCCTGTAGGAGCGGCCTTGGCCGCGATCGAAGCGCGCAGCCATGTCAGACCTCGATCCAGCGCTGCTTGCGCGCCATGTCGAGGAAGGCCAGCACGTCGGCCTGCAGGCCCGTCGCGCCGAAGGCCTCCTCCAGTTCGGTGACCAGCGCCGGCACGCTGCGC
Encoded proteins:
- the pqqE gene encoding pyrroloquinoline quinone biosynthesis protein PqqE encodes the protein MNPLSSSVAQPGPPLWLLAELTYRCPLHCAFCYNPVDFARDDTELSTDDWLRVLREARAAGSVQCGFSGGEPMMREDLEVLVAEAHRLGYYTNLLTSGVGLSAERAAALKAAGLDHIQLSFQDSTRELNDFLSHTRTFELKQQVAARIKEQGWPMVMNVVVHRLNIDYIGQIIDMAVALGAEYLELANSQYYSWALLNRDQLLPSREQLQRAERITNEYRERLGDRIKIFFVVPDYYETRPKKCMNGWGNVFLTVTPDGTALPCHTAKMLPGLAFPNVREMGLREIWYESEGFSRYRGDAWMKDPCRSCPDKEKDLGGCRCQAYMLAGDPAAADPVCDKSPAHDKVSAAVARAQQPGTPGAPLIFRDPRESRRQAGCAD